One region of Mucilaginibacter sp. 14171R-50 genomic DNA includes:
- a CDS encoding zinc-binding alcohol dehydrogenase family protein, with protein MKAAVIHQPGGPENFTIEERPVPEPQNGWVLIKVKAFGLNRAELMTRKGYSPNVKFPRILGIECVGEVQDDPSGQFLTGQKVAACMGEMGRQFDGSYAEYTLLPKSLLYPFESKLPWEQLGAIPEMFQTVYGSLHLALKIKQGETLFIRGGTSSIGLLAGQLAKHSGLNVTATTRNPEKTELLLKNGADHAIIDDCDLSDKVRAIHPNGVNKVLELIGTLTLGDSLKCAAPGGIVCMTGMLSEQWSFTDFAPMDYIPATVGLTVYDSGQFRVDLPGFQQFLKDVEAGIIKLPIGRTFKLHEITVAHQLMDSNSAGGKIVILT; from the coding sequence ATGAAAGCAGCAGTTATACACCAACCGGGCGGTCCCGAAAATTTTACCATTGAAGAAAGACCTGTTCCTGAACCACAGAATGGCTGGGTCTTGATAAAAGTTAAAGCATTTGGGCTTAACAGGGCAGAGTTAATGACACGGAAGGGCTATTCCCCAAATGTAAAGTTTCCGAGGATATTAGGTATCGAGTGTGTTGGCGAAGTGCAAGATGATCCATCTGGCCAATTTTTAACTGGACAAAAAGTCGCCGCATGTATGGGCGAAATGGGCAGGCAATTCGACGGTAGTTATGCTGAATATACTTTACTGCCAAAATCACTGCTGTATCCTTTTGAAAGCAAGCTGCCATGGGAACAGCTTGGTGCTATTCCCGAAATGTTTCAAACGGTATATGGTTCGCTTCATTTAGCATTGAAAATTAAACAGGGGGAGACGCTGTTTATCAGGGGAGGCACCTCATCGATAGGGCTTCTGGCCGGACAACTAGCTAAACACAGCGGGCTTAATGTAACCGCAACTACAAGGAATCCGGAAAAAACCGAACTATTACTAAAGAATGGCGCCGATCACGCTATCATTGATGACTGCGATTTATCTGATAAGGTTAGAGCCATCCACCCCAATGGTGTAAATAAGGTCTTAGAACTTATCGGCACGTTAACACTTGGTGATTCTCTCAAATGTGCTGCTCCGGGTGGCATAGTTTGCATGACGGGCATGTTATCGGAACAATGGTCGTTCACAGATTTCGCACCGATGGACTATATTCCGGCAACTGTTGGCTTAACAGTGTACGACAGCGGTCAGTTTCGTGTTGACCTGCCAGGTTTTCAGCAATTCTTAAAGGACGTTGAAGCTGGCATCATTAAACTACCTATCGGCCGCACCTTTAAACTACATGAAATAACTGTTGCACATCAATTGATGGACAGTAATTCGGCGGGTGGGAAAATTGTTATACTCACTTAG
- a CDS encoding SDR family oxidoreductase: protein MPQLTAIVTGASEGLGKAFAIELAKRNINLVLIALPGPGLYNLAKYLVKNFEIKTDVLETDLTDADSCHQIFKYLTEHRITAHMLINNAGIGNWDWFTDKSTGFYKKQIDLNITAPVLLTRLFLAQVDVTITSYILNVGSMGGKFIVPRKQVYGASKAFISYFTKCMQLELAGTNVKMSLLSPGGINTKPELLVLNQQLKGIAKATIFEAEDVARIAIDGLFKGKPEIVPGAANKFLVALNSLLPQFIKNAIIKRKLKGHG, encoded by the coding sequence ATGCCGCAATTAACCGCCATAGTAACAGGGGCCAGCGAAGGATTGGGGAAAGCATTTGCCATTGAACTGGCTAAACGCAATATTAACCTGGTCTTGATAGCCCTACCGGGTCCCGGGCTTTATAACCTGGCAAAATACCTGGTGAAGAATTTTGAGATTAAGACCGATGTTTTAGAAACGGACCTGACGGATGCCGATAGCTGCCACCAAATTTTTAAGTATTTAACCGAACATCGCATAACCGCCCACATGCTTATCAATAACGCCGGCATCGGCAATTGGGACTGGTTTACCGATAAAAGCACAGGCTTCTATAAAAAACAAATAGATCTTAATATCACCGCTCCTGTTTTGCTGACGCGATTGTTTTTGGCGCAGGTGGATGTCACTATTACATCTTACATTTTAAATGTAGGCAGCATGGGTGGCAAGTTTATAGTCCCGCGCAAGCAGGTTTACGGGGCAAGCAAGGCGTTTATCAGTTATTTCACAAAATGTATGCAGTTGGAACTTGCAGGCACAAATGTGAAAATGAGTTTGCTTAGCCCGGGTGGGATAAACACCAAGCCGGAACTGCTCGTGTTAAATCAACAGCTTAAAGGCATTGCCAAAGCCACCATATTTGAAGCGGAAGATGTGGCCCGTATCGCTATCGACGGTTTGTTTAAAGGCAAGCCAGAGATAGTACCCGGTGCTGCCAATAAATTTTTAGTCGCCTTGAACAGCTTACTGCCGCAGTTTATCAAGAACGCTATTATTAAACGCAAGTTAAAGGGGCACGGGTAA
- a CDS encoding DUF393 domain-containing protein — MKTLNDHTILYDAECPMCDLYTKTFVQTGLLDTNGRAPYQQLEPQNCPMVNRQRAVNEIALVNNKTGEVTYGIKSLFKILANAMPLLRPLFGFAPFVWLMGKVYAFISYNRRVIIPTAGDGFALQPTFLLRYRVAYLVFTWAVTSYILTFYAGLLQGIMPVGSLYREALICGGQVIFQGIIISLIANEKKWDYLGNMMTISFGGGLLLLPVLLLAGLIGQHPMFYAGYFMLVAGLMFLEHIRRSKILNIGWTLTITWTIYRAFVLAVILFI; from the coding sequence ATGAAAACCCTGAACGACCACACCATACTTTACGATGCCGAATGCCCCATGTGCGATCTATATACCAAAACCTTTGTGCAAACAGGTTTGCTTGACACGAACGGCCGGGCGCCATACCAGCAATTAGAGCCACAAAACTGCCCGATGGTAAACAGGCAGCGCGCCGTAAACGAAATAGCGTTGGTGAACAATAAAACCGGCGAGGTAACCTACGGTATAAAAAGCCTGTTTAAAATACTGGCGAATGCCATGCCGCTGTTAAGGCCGTTGTTTGGCTTTGCGCCGTTTGTTTGGTTAATGGGCAAGGTCTACGCCTTTATATCATACAACCGCAGGGTTATTATACCAACAGCCGGCGATGGCTTTGCCTTGCAGCCAACCTTCCTGTTACGTTACCGGGTAGCCTATTTGGTATTTACCTGGGCCGTTACCTCGTATATACTAACCTTTTACGCCGGGTTGCTGCAGGGTATTATGCCCGTAGGCAGCCTGTACCGCGAAGCCCTGATATGCGGTGGGCAGGTAATTTTTCAGGGGATAATTATTAGTTTGATAGCTAACGAAAAGAAATGGGATTACCTGGGTAACATGATGACCATTTCTTTTGGAGGCGGCTTATTATTGTTGCCCGTGCTGCTGCTGGCCGGACTGATAGGGCAGCACCCCATGTTTTACGCGGGCTATTTTATGCTGGTAGCGGGGCTGATGTTCTTGGAGCATATCCGCAGGAGCAAAATATTAAACATCGGGTGGACGCTTACCATCACCTGGACTATTTACAGGGCATTTGTTTTAGCGGTCATTTTATTCATTTAA
- the cdaA gene encoding diadenylate cyclase CdaA — protein MHSFDFSSLKVTPFAILDIILLAIIIYQLYNLIRGTIAANIFIGLAIIYILYFIVPESKMPLLAGILKKVADVGIIAVIVLFQQEIRRFLLLVGKNASLQRNKAWWRYFFGKAETEKNNYARIKPIIDACKSMKQTRTGALIVFAKYYDEQFYQNSCEVLDARISKRVLESIFQKNSPLHDGAVVISENKIKSASCILPVTEKADLPAQFGLRHRAGIGVTEANDATAIIVSEETGEISYAKQGRIKMDISFAELEKLLNKDF, from the coding sequence ATGCACTCCTTTGATTTCAGCAGCCTTAAGGTAACGCCATTTGCCATACTGGATATAATTCTGCTGGCAATTATTATTTACCAGTTGTATAACCTGATAAGGGGCACCATCGCTGCTAATATCTTCATCGGGCTGGCCATTATATACATACTGTATTTTATCGTACCCGAATCAAAAATGCCGCTGCTGGCAGGTATACTTAAAAAGGTTGCCGATGTGGGCATTATCGCGGTTATTGTTTTGTTTCAGCAGGAAATACGCCGCTTTTTATTGCTGGTGGGTAAAAATGCTTCGCTGCAACGCAATAAAGCATGGTGGCGTTACTTTTTTGGGAAGGCCGAAACTGAGAAGAATAATTACGCCCGTATAAAACCTATTATTGACGCCTGTAAGAGCATGAAACAAACCCGAACGGGGGCGCTGATAGTTTTCGCGAAGTATTACGACGAGCAGTTTTACCAGAACAGTTGCGAAGTACTTGATGCCAGGATATCAAAACGGGTGTTAGAGAGCATATTTCAAAAGAACAGTCCCCTGCATGATGGCGCCGTGGTGATATCGGAAAATAAGATAAAATCGGCCAGCTGCATTTTACCCGTTACCGAAAAGGCCGACCTGCCCGCTCAGTTCGGGTTGCGCCACCGTGCCGGCATTGGTGTTACCGAAGCCAACGATGCTACCGCTATCATTGTATCTGAAGAAACCGGCGAAATATCCTATGCTAAACAAGGCCGCATAAAAATGGACATCAGCTTTGCCGAGCTTGAAAAATTGCTGAATAAGGACTTTTAA
- a CDS encoding anti-sigma factor domain-containing protein encodes MEDVKAYIESGILELYVLGDMSAEEKLQVEGMASKYPEIRTEINAIETSLELYARAQAVEPSEQLRNRVLNSMVVNLGDDNTFTKSVTHHDDDNVPQLPAARVNSFYKYAFAACLTLLLISIYGLVNLYSQLQDSNAQIAALRLDKQHFANQVSLMDNQLDMYRDPSYKVLKLKGTAKTPTAAMILAWNAVSKKVMVDVQSVKLPKNDKQHQYQLWALVNGKPVDMGVFDAPDADTAGVKEMKAIASAQGFAVTLEPMGGSINPTMNEMVVIGTF; translated from the coding sequence GTGGAAGACGTTAAGGCATATATCGAATCGGGAATTTTGGAACTTTACGTTCTGGGCGATATGAGCGCGGAAGAAAAGTTGCAGGTTGAAGGTATGGCCTCAAAATACCCCGAGATAAGGACCGAGATCAATGCAATAGAAACATCGCTTGAACTTTATGCCCGCGCGCAGGCCGTTGAACCTTCTGAACAACTGCGTAACCGGGTTTTAAATAGCATGGTTGTAAACCTTGGCGATGACAATACTTTTACCAAAAGCGTTACGCACCATGACGATGACAATGTACCACAATTGCCCGCCGCACGCGTAAACAGCTTTTACAAGTACGCCTTTGCAGCGTGCCTTACCCTGTTGCTGATAAGCATTTATGGCCTGGTAAACCTATACAGCCAGCTGCAGGATTCAAATGCTCAGATCGCCGCTTTACGTTTGGATAAACAGCATTTTGCCAACCAGGTTAGTTTAATGGATAACCAGCTGGATATGTACCGCGACCCATCGTATAAGGTGCTAAAATTAAAGGGCACCGCTAAAACACCAACAGCCGCCATGATACTGGCCTGGAACGCCGTGAGCAAAAAGGTAATGGTTGATGTTCAGAGTGTAAAACTGCCTAAGAACGACAAACAACATCAATACCAGCTATGGGCGCTGGTTAACGGCAAACCTGTAGATATGGGAGTATTTGATGCCCCTGATGCAGATACCGCCGGGGTAAAGGAAATGAAGGCGATAGCTTCTGCTCAGGGCTTTGCGGTAACCTTAGAACCCATGGGCGGTAGCATAAATCCCACTATGAACGAGATGGTGGTGATAGGCACTTTTTAA
- a CDS encoding NAD(P)H-hydrate dehydratase, with translation MISKQIREADAYTIANEPISSIDLMERASKAFVGWFVNHFQDRKQKIAVYCGTGNNGGDGLAIARILGHHGYNHIDVKICRFSDNASDDFTTNLKRLKTSKIPIKELKKGFKTIKESADLIIDAMLGTGLNKPLAGDYKTLVEHLNSLEKTVVAVDVPTGLFTEAELPEGAAVLKNDLVITFQQPKINFLLPESGPYINCCEVVKIGLSEDFINTADTPYYYVEEKDARQLIKPRSRFSNKGTYGHALIIAGKDETMGAALLASSACAHAGSGLTTACIPLSGLVALNSSMPEIMALIRREEKTPDIDGDKFTAIGIGPGLGKETGTLKLLKAVIKNYKNPVVIDADALNVLAEHQNLLKKLPAGSILTPHMKEFDRLFGKHTNWWQRLQTAKAKAKALGIYIILKNDYTITATPQGQLYFNSTSNAAMASGGMGDVLTGIITSLLAQKYPPRDACILGVYVHGKAGDELALPNRMNVVLPSRIIAQLPVTMAKLKA, from the coding sequence TTGATATCCAAGCAAATCCGCGAAGCCGACGCTTACACCATCGCTAATGAGCCAATAAGTTCTATCGACCTGATGGAACGCGCATCAAAAGCTTTTGTAGGATGGTTCGTCAATCATTTTCAAGACAGGAAGCAAAAAATAGCTGTTTACTGCGGCACCGGCAACAACGGCGGCGACGGATTGGCCATCGCCCGCATCTTGGGGCATCACGGTTATAACCATATAGATGTAAAGATATGCCGCTTTAGCGATAACGCCAGCGATGATTTTACCACGAACCTGAAGCGGTTAAAAACCTCAAAAATCCCTATAAAAGAATTAAAAAAGGGCTTTAAGACCATTAAAGAAAGCGCTGATCTGATTATAGATGCCATGTTAGGTACAGGCCTTAACAAGCCACTGGCAGGCGACTACAAAACGCTTGTGGAACACCTTAACAGCCTGGAAAAAACGGTGGTTGCGGTTGATGTGCCAACGGGTTTATTTACAGAGGCCGAATTACCTGAAGGTGCCGCGGTCCTTAAAAACGACCTGGTGATCACCTTTCAGCAACCGAAGATAAACTTCCTGCTGCCCGAGAGCGGCCCCTACATTAACTGCTGCGAAGTAGTAAAAATTGGATTAAGCGAAGATTTTATAAACACAGCCGACACCCCATATTATTACGTTGAGGAAAAGGACGCAAGGCAGCTGATAAAACCGCGCAGTCGGTTCAGCAACAAGGGCACATACGGGCATGCCCTGATCATTGCCGGTAAGGACGAGACCATGGGAGCGGCACTGCTGGCCTCATCAGCTTGTGCACACGCGGGCAGTGGGCTAACAACTGCCTGTATACCCCTAAGCGGATTGGTAGCCCTGAACAGCTCGATGCCTGAAATAATGGCTTTGATACGCCGGGAAGAAAAAACGCCTGATATTGATGGAGACAAATTTACCGCCATTGGTATCGGCCCCGGTTTAGGTAAAGAAACAGGCACTTTAAAACTGCTAAAAGCTGTTATAAAAAATTATAAAAACCCGGTGGTGATTGACGCAGATGCGCTTAATGTACTGGCAGAGCATCAAAACCTGCTAAAAAAGCTGCCGGCCGGGAGTATTTTAACGCCCCATATGAAAGAGTTCGACCGTTTGTTTGGCAAGCATACCAATTGGTGGCAGCGGCTGCAAACCGCCAAAGCAAAGGCCAAGGCGTTAGGCATTTATATTATCCTAAAAAATGATTACACCATAACAGCTACGCCGCAAGGACAGCTTTATTTTAACTCTACAAGCAACGCGGCTATGGCAAGCGGGGGCATGGGCGATGTGCTAACCGGTATCATAACCTCGTTGTTAGCGCAAAAATACCCGCCGCGGGATGCCTGTATATTGGGGGTATATGTTCATGGTAAGGCGGGCGACGAACTGGCGCTGCCAAACCGTATGAACGTGGTGTTACCCAGCCGCATTATTGCCCAGCTGCCGGTTACCATGGCAAAATTAAAGGCATAA
- a CDS encoding GbsR/MarR family transcriptional regulator encodes MELPEAKQKFIEAWGKLGSEWGINRTMAQVHALLLVTPTELTTEEIMESLSISRGNANMTLRELMGWGLVEKRHKAGERKEYFFADKDTWNIARQVAKERRKRELEPVMKILDELVKVKGDSKDADYATFNKSVTDINRMAKNVDRTLDTMLKAEENWFWGSIFKMFK; translated from the coding sequence ATGGAATTACCCGAAGCAAAACAAAAATTTATCGAGGCGTGGGGCAAGTTAGGCTCTGAGTGGGGGATAAACCGCACCATGGCGCAGGTGCATGCGCTGCTGCTGGTAACCCCGACCGAGTTAACTACTGAAGAGATCATGGAAAGCCTGAGCATATCCCGTGGTAACGCCAACATGACACTGCGCGAACTGATGGGCTGGGGGCTGGTTGAAAAAAGGCACAAGGCCGGCGAACGTAAAGAATACTTTTTTGCTGATAAAGATACCTGGAACATTGCCCGCCAGGTAGCCAAAGAGCGCCGCAAACGCGAGTTGGAACCCGTTATGAAAATATTAGACGAGCTGGTAAAGGTCAAAGGGGATAGCAAAGATGCTGATTATGCCACCTTTAATAAATCCGTAACCGATATAAACAGGATGGCTAAAAACGTAGATAGAACTTTGGATACGATGTTAAAAGCTGAAGAGAACTGGTTTTGGGGCTCTATTTTTAAAATGTTTAAGTAG
- a CDS encoding TIGR01777 family oxidoreductase, producing MKYHKIILAGGSGQLGKALADHYKDVAEQVIILSRTSHADNENIKTLVWDGRMSGPWAKELEGADLLINLCGKNVNCRYTKQNREEIIRSRVEPTRLLGKVIDGLINPPKLWINAASATIYRHAEDRPQDEETGEIGYGFSIDVCKKWENTFFDIPTPHTRKVALRISIVLSHNEGAFPRLVNLVKTGMGGHQGDGQQYVSWVHEQDVVKCTEWLLQHPEMKGVINCTAPNPLKNTDLMKQLRHACGIPFGLPAPAWMLEIGAALIGTETELILKSRWVVPKRLLDAGFQFQFAKAEHAIKDILSISI from the coding sequence ATGAAATATCATAAAATAATACTGGCAGGGGGTAGCGGGCAGTTGGGCAAAGCCCTTGCCGACCATTATAAAGATGTAGCCGAACAGGTTATCATTTTAAGCAGGACCTCCCATGCTGACAATGAAAATATTAAAACATTGGTTTGGGATGGTCGTATGTCCGGCCCCTGGGCTAAGGAACTGGAAGGCGCCGATCTGCTGATAAACCTTTGCGGCAAAAACGTTAACTGCCGTTACACCAAACAAAACCGCGAAGAGATCATCCGCTCGAGGGTGGAGCCTACCCGGCTGCTGGGAAAGGTTATTGACGGACTGATTAACCCGCCCAAGCTTTGGATAAACGCGGCATCGGCCACCATATATCGCCATGCTGAAGACCGCCCGCAGGACGAAGAAACCGGTGAAATTGGTTATGGCTTTTCTATTGATGTTTGTAAAAAATGGGAAAATACATTTTTTGATATACCAACTCCGCATACCCGTAAGGTGGCTTTGCGGATAAGCATAGTGCTAAGCCATAACGAAGGTGCTTTTCCCCGCTTAGTTAACCTGGTTAAAACCGGCATGGGCGGCCATCAGGGCGACGGGCAGCAGTACGTATCATGGGTACATGAACAGGATGTGGTGAAATGTACCGAATGGCTGCTGCAGCACCCCGAGATGAAAGGGGTTATTAACTGTACCGCTCCAAACCCTTTAAAAAACACCGACCTGATGAAACAGCTACGCCATGCATGTGGCATACCGTTCGGCTTGCCCGCTCCGGCATGGATGCTGGAAATAGGCGCAGCCCTTATCGGCACCGAAACCGAATTGATATTAAAAAGCCGCTGGGTGGTGCCCAAACGCCTGCTCGATGCCGGTTTTCAGTTCCAGTTTGCCAAGGCGGAGCACGCCATTAAAGATATATTGAGCATTAGCATATAA
- a CDS encoding SDR family oxidoreductase, producing MNILVTGATGFIGRKLCFELAQTGHHVKALCRNTEHPYLIRHPNIEPVKGDILLPDTLNKAMEGCTQIYHTAAMAKMWCRNQNDFLETNVTGTRNVLLAAQQAGIARVVYTSTCGVWGPTLKYPLTEDEPRIVGFPIAYERTKYLAELEVNKFVEQGMDVVTVNPSRVFGEGPITDSNTVSKMISGYLKGKWRIIPGDGGQISNYAYLDDVVNGHIAAMEKGLTGNRYILGGEDISFDQFFSTLAEVSGVRRKMVKLPQKLIKFYSHLEALKTRLTGLAPVFLPEFADRLLFNQKYSSQKAAEQLGYTITPFDEAMRRTVNYLKAH from the coding sequence ATGAATATTTTAGTGACAGGCGCTACCGGGTTTATTGGCCGGAAACTTTGTTTCGAGCTTGCTCAAACGGGCCATCATGTAAAAGCGCTTTGCCGGAATACGGAGCACCCCTACCTGATCAGACATCCAAATATTGAACCTGTAAAAGGTGATATATTGCTGCCCGATACGCTAAATAAAGCGATGGAAGGCTGCACGCAGATATACCATACTGCTGCTATGGCTAAAATGTGGTGCCGCAATCAGAATGATTTTCTGGAAACGAATGTTACCGGCACCCGCAACGTACTGCTTGCCGCGCAGCAGGCAGGTATAGCGCGGGTGGTTTACACTTCAACCTGCGGCGTTTGGGGACCGACCTTAAAATATCCTTTGACCGAAGATGAGCCGCGCATTGTGGGCTTCCCGATAGCATACGAGCGCACAAAGTACCTGGCCGAACTGGAAGTGAATAAATTTGTTGAACAGGGTATGGATGTGGTTACCGTTAACCCGTCCCGGGTGTTTGGCGAGGGGCCGATTACCGACAGCAACACCGTAAGCAAAATGATAAGCGGGTATTTAAAAGGTAAATGGCGCATTATCCCCGGCGATGGCGGGCAGATATCCAACTATGCCTACCTTGATGATGTGGTGAACGGGCATATAGCGGCTATGGAAAAAGGCCTTACCGGCAACCGTTATATTTTGGGCGGCGAGGATATAAGCTTTGATCAGTTTTTCAGTACGTTGGCAGAAGTATCTGGTGTGCGCCGAAAGATGGTAAAACTGCCGCAAAAATTAATAAAATTTTATAGCCATCTCGAAGCGTTGAAAACCAGGCTAACGGGCCTTGCCCCGGTTTTTTTACCCGAGTTTGCCGACCGCCTGCTATTTAACCAAAAGTACAGCAGCCAAAAAGCGGCAGAACAATTGGGATATACCATAACCCCCTTTGATGAAGCCATGCGCCGAACCGTTAACTATTTAAAAGCACACTAA
- the lipA gene encoding lipoyl synthase, giving the protein MIDLPVVPASQPQRKPDWLRVRLPVGKEYAHVRGLVDEHKLHTICESGNCPNMGECWGAGTATFMILGNICTRSCSFCAVATGRPLAVDMDEPNRVANSVKLMQVKHCVITSVDRDDLKDGGSIIWAETINAIRRESPQTTLETLLPDFRGIWDNLDRVLATQPEVVSHNLETVRRLTREVRIQAKYDRSLEALKRTSAAGVRTKSGIMLGLGEREEDVLEAMDDLLEAGVHILTLGQYLQPTRNHHPVIDWIHPDQFANYKEWGLKKGFRYVESGPLVRSSYHAEKHLFEM; this is encoded by the coding sequence ATGATAGATTTGCCTGTAGTTCCCGCCAGCCAGCCGCAGCGTAAGCCCGATTGGTTAAGGGTTAGGCTTCCGGTAGGGAAGGAATACGCCCACGTGCGTGGTTTGGTTGACGAACATAAGCTGCACACTATTTGCGAAAGCGGCAATTGCCCAAACATGGGCGAGTGCTGGGGAGCAGGTACTGCCACCTTTATGATACTGGGCAACATCTGTACCCGGTCCTGTTCGTTCTGCGCGGTTGCAACCGGCAGGCCATTGGCTGTTGATATGGATGAGCCAAACCGTGTAGCAAATTCGGTTAAGCTGATGCAGGTAAAACATTGCGTAATTACCTCTGTTGACCGCGACGACCTTAAGGATGGCGGCTCTATCATCTGGGCCGAAACTATCAACGCTATCCGTCGCGAAAGCCCGCAAACCACACTTGAAACTTTGTTGCCGGATTTCCGTGGGATATGGGACAATCTTGACCGTGTGCTGGCAACCCAGCCCGAGGTAGTATCGCATAATTTAGAGACCGTACGCCGCTTAACCCGCGAAGTACGCATACAAGCTAAGTACGATCGTAGCCTTGAGGCACTAAAAAGAACGTCGGCTGCCGGCGTGCGCACTAAATCGGGCATTATGCTTGGCCTGGGCGAACGTGAAGAAGATGTGCTTGAAGCGATGGACGACCTGTTGGAAGCAGGTGTACATATCCTTACGCTGGGCCAGTATTTACAGCCAACGCGTAACCATCACCCGGTTATTGATTGGATACACCCCGACCAGTTTGCGAATTATAAAGAATGGGGGTTGAAAAAGGGCTTCAGGTATGTAGAAAGCGGGCCGCTGGTGCGCTCATCTTACCATGCCGAAAAACATCTGTTTGAAATGTGA
- a CDS encoding polyprenyl synthetase family protein — MLNINEIKKPIAAEIDVFEEKFKTSMKTPIALLDRILYYVVKSKGKKIRPMFVFFSASICGGINEATHRGAVLVELLHTATLMHDDVVDNSYQRRGFFSINALWKNKIAVLVGDYLLSKGLLLSVDNGDFGLLKIVSEAVKQMSEGELLQIEKVRKMDISETVYYEVIRQKTASLIASCCACGAASANADDATIEKMRLFGEKIGIAFQIKDDMFDFGTNDVGKPLGIDIKEKKVTLPLIYALNNSDGTEKRRMIGLVKNHNDDSKKIAEIISFVKAKGGLEYAGTQMKKYQEEAFAILNTFPPGEARTGLEQLVRFTTERNK; from the coding sequence ATGCTGAACATCAACGAAATTAAAAAACCTATTGCTGCAGAAATTGATGTGTTTGAAGAAAAATTCAAAACATCAATGAAAACGCCTATAGCCCTGCTGGATCGCATCCTTTATTATGTGGTAAAAAGTAAGGGGAAAAAGATACGGCCCATGTTCGTCTTTTTTTCGGCGAGCATATGCGGCGGCATTAACGAGGCTACGCATCGCGGCGCAGTATTGGTAGAGCTGCTGCATACAGCAACCCTGATGCACGACGATGTGGTTGATAACTCTTACCAGCGACGCGGCTTTTTTTCGATAAATGCCTTATGGAAAAATAAGATAGCCGTTTTAGTGGGCGATTACCTGCTGAGCAAGGGCTTGCTGCTGTCTGTAGATAACGGCGACTTCGGATTGTTAAAGATCGTTTCTGAAGCGGTTAAACAGATGAGCGAAGGTGAATTGCTGCAGATAGAAAAGGTGCGCAAAATGGATATCAGCGAAACGGTTTATTACGAGGTTATCCGCCAGAAAACCGCTTCGCTGATCGCTTCGTGCTGCGCATGCGGGGCGGCATCCGCCAATGCTGATGATGCCACTATCGAAAAGATGCGCCTGTTTGGCGAAAAAATAGGCATCGCTTTCCAGATAAAGGATGATATGTTTGATTTTGGGACCAACGATGTGGGCAAACCACTGGGCATAGATATCAAAGAAAAAAAGGTGACCCTGCCGCTGATATACGCGCTTAACAATAGCGATGGAACGGAAAAAAGGCGCATGATAGGCCTGGTAAAAAACCATAACGACGACTCGAAAAAGATAGCCGAGATCATCAGTTTTGTAAAGGCAAAAGGCGGACTTGAATATGCCGGCACACAAATGAAAAAATACCAGGAAGAGGCTTTTGCAATACTTAACACCTTCCCCCCCGGCGAGGCACGTACCGGCCTGGAGCAACTGGTACGCTTTACTACCGAACGTAATAAATAG
- a CDS encoding RNA polymerase sigma factor, with protein MSPQRKISLSEEELVLALRNREKIAVEALYDMYSSSLFGVISRIITDEAIAEDVLQETFVKIWRSFSGYSSDKGRLFTWMVNIARNLAIDKVRSKDFKNQSKNHELENNVTFVDEQKNTIYKPELLGIKELVTTLKPEQRSILDLVYFKGYTHVEAAEELGIPLGTVKTRLRMGILQLRKHFN; from the coding sequence TTGAGCCCCCAACGCAAAATATCGTTATCTGAGGAAGAATTAGTACTTGCTTTGCGCAACCGCGAGAAAATTGCGGTTGAGGCTTTATATGATATGTACTCTTCTTCTTTATTCGGCGTTATTTCCAGGATCATCACCGACGAAGCTATCGCCGAAGACGTTTTGCAGGAAACTTTTGTAAAAATTTGGCGTTCGTTCAGCGGTTACAGCAGCGATAAAGGGCGATTATTTACATGGATGGTAAATATCGCGCGAAACCTGGCTATCGATAAAGTACGATCAAAGGATTTTAAAAATCAAAGCAAAAACCATGAGCTTGAAAATAACGTAACTTTCGTTGATGAACAGAAAAATACAATTTACAAGCCCGAGTTGTTGGGTATTAAGGAGTTAGTAACCACCTTGAAACCCGAACAAAGATCAATACTCGACCTGGTATATTTTAAAGGTTATACCCATGTTGAAGCGGCCGAAGAACTCGGCATACCATTGGGCACTGTTAAAACAAGGTTGCGGATGGGGATACTTCAACTCAGAAAACATTTTAATTAA